Part of the Quadrisphaera sp. RL12-1S genome, CCGGCCATGATGTTGGAGGGCCGCAGGTCGGCGTGGATCAGGCCCCGGTGCTCACGGGTCGCCGGGAGGTCGGCCAGCAGCTCCAGCGCACGGTCCTGCGCCCTCGCGAGCAGCAGCTCGTCCTCAGCCCGCTGGACGGCGGCCTCCCACGGGCCCCAGCGAGCCGTGGGGCCCACCAGGTCCGGCAGGTCCCACGTGAACCGCTCGAAGGCGTGCGGCAGCTCCCAGGACCGCGCGTGCTGGTGGAACCGCGCCGTCCACCGGCCGATCGTGCGGTAGCACTCGGCGGGGTCGTCGAGGTCCTCCAGCGGGGACCCCTCCACGAACCGCGTCGACACGCACGCCCACCCGTGCCCGCGGGTGTCCTTGACGACGGCGGTGAAGCCCCCGCGGACCGTCGGCACCGGGTCGATGAGTCGCACCTCGTCGAGCGCGTGCAGCGCTCCCAGCCAGGCGATCTCGCTGGCGATGGCGGCCGGTCCGCCCACGTACCCGGGCTGGGACACGCGGACCACGCCCACGGGGCGCCCGTCGAGGTCCAGCCGGAAGGTGGCGTTCTCCGAGACCGTGATGAGCGGCATCTCCACCCGCATCGGCTCCAGCCCCCACGCGGCGCAGACGCCGCGGTGCAGCCAGTACGGGGCCGGGGCGCCCTTGCCGAGCGCGTCGAAGGCGTGCAGGGAGACGTCGGTGCTGGGCTGCTCGACGAGCTCTGCGCGAGTGGTGGCGGTCACACCCGGATCGTGACCACCGCGGGACCTCCTGGGAGCTGGCGAAACAGGTCCTTAACGCGGCTCCCCCAGACTCCGCCCGTGACCGCTCCGCCGACGACCCCGCCGACCACCCGATCCACGATCATGGACACCAACAGCTTCCGCCCGGAGGAGGCCGACGGCGTCGACGAGCGGACCCTGGCGCTCGCGCGCCGCCGCTCGCAGCTGCTGGGCCCGGCGTACCGCCTCTTCTACCGCGATCCCGTGCACCTCGTGCGCGGCTCCGGGTCGCACCTGTTCGACGCTGACGGCGAGCGCTACCTCGACGTCTACAACAACGTCGCGAGCGTGGGGCACTGCCACCCGCGGGTGGTGGCCGCGGTCCAGGAGCAGGTGGCCACGCTCAACACCCACACCCGCTACCTGCACGAGGCGGTGCTCGACTACGCCGAGGACCTCCTGTCCACGGCTCCCGACGAGATCAGCCAGCTGATGCTGCTGTGCACCGGCTCGGAGGCCAACGACCTCGCCGTCCGGGTCGCCCAGGCGCACACCGGCGCCCGGGGCGTGGTCATCTCCTCGGAGGCCTACCACGGCAACACCGACACCGTCTCCCAGCTGTCGCCGGCGCTCGGCACCGCGCAGCCGATCGGCCCCTGGGTGCGCACGGTGCCCGCGCCCGACCCGCGCCTCGCCGCGGCCGAGGGCTCCGACGACGTCGCCGCCTGGTTCGCCGCGAAGGTCGCGGCGGCTGCCGACGAGCTGCAGGAGGCCGGTCACGGCGTCGCCGCG contains:
- a CDS encoding phosphotransferase enzyme family protein, encoding MTATTRAELVEQPSTDVSLHAFDALGKGAPAPYWLHRGVCAAWGLEPMRVEMPLITVSENATFRLDLDGRPVGVVRVSQPGYVGGPAAIASEIAWLGALHALDEVRLIDPVPTVRGGFTAVVKDTRGHGWACVSTRFVEGSPLEDLDDPAECYRTIGRWTARFHQHARSWELPHAFERFTWDLPDLVGPTARWGPWEAAVQRAEDELLLARAQDRALELLADLPATREHRGLIHADLRPSNIMAGAGGALTVIDFDDCGFGFYLYDFAAALSFVDHEPYAPAMARAWVAGYREVSPLSEVDLLHACALAMLRRLQLLGWTTGHRADALPEGLFDAQLPGSLQCAQRFLDDPLWLLR